In Naumovozyma castellii chromosome 1, complete genome, one DNA window encodes the following:
- the NHP10 gene encoding Nhp10p (ancestral locus Anc_3.210) produces the protein MTDLTLTEKIETLKRENEALGLTVTRTRQSVKRLKLEYATLLERLQSRIELDPQLSPEGPLPTLESYKDQLLVEPMKKSRTAAAKKRRNRNKVNKLRDPNLPKRPTNAYLIFCELNKEDVRAKGSTDVTKDLSEMWKALDDEARKPYFDLYNEDRERYRSEMDVYNKNLVAAKEVLAPRGIVSTAPSTSTSPPSVAPGAIIPATAGIEDEDEDEDADVDVDADADADADDDDEEIDHHEEDDDEEEEEEEEEEVEGDEEDEDDEEDDDDDVVKIHSMENGGDTSHIEDESSAPPSET, from the coding sequence ATGACAGATTTGACATTGACGGAGAAGATAGAGACGTTAAAGAGGGAAAATGAAGCTCTTGGGCTCACAGTGACGAGAACTCGTCAATCCGTGAAACGATTGAAACTGGAATATGCCACATTATTAGAAAGGTTACAATCACGCATCGAACTGGATCCTCAATTATCACCTGAGGGACCTCTCCCCACTTTAGAATCCTATAAGGATCAATTGTTAGTTGAACCAATGAAGAAATCGAGGACTGCTGCTgcaaagaagagaagaaacagaaatAAAGTTAATAAATTGAGAGACccaaatttaccaaagaGACCTACAAATGCATATTTGATCTTTTGTGAATTGAACAAAGAAGATGTGAGAGCTAAGGGCTCTACGGACGTGACGAAAGATTTATCTGAAATGTGGAAGGCATTGGATGATGAAGCAAGAAAACCATATTTCGATTTATATAATGAGGATAGAGAAAGATATAGGTCGGAGATGGATGTTTATAATAAGAATTTGGTCGCTGCTAAGGAAGTATTGGCCCCAAGGGGAATAGTGTCCACAGCACCATCCACATCCACCTCTCCACCTTCCGTCGCACCCGGAGCTATTATCCCAGCCACTGCGGGAATtgaggatgaggatgaagatgaagatgccGATGTTGACGTTGATGCTGACGCTGACGCTGATGCtgacgatgacgatgaagagATTGATCATCatgaggaagatgatgatgaagaagaagaagaagaagaggaagaagaagtggaaGGTGATGAGgaggatgaggatgacGAAGAggatgacgatgacgatgtGGTAAAGATACATTCTATGGAAAATGGAGGAGATACAAGTCacattgaagatgaatctTCTGCCCCACCTAGCGAAACGTAA
- the RMD1 gene encoding Rmd1p (ancestral locus Anc_3.209) — MSRDDSQTPLLKQGNEPSQTGKNKYLPTDAISPPTTKKKPIRSSSTGLNKSNTSSTTTGAQRTSRTTQKLKLLPEEPFNDKRKQPNGDNTVYSQVNRITDMPARKDAEKLGKAHRHLLPRATGYCTASSYNMRDLIRWLRDSRKIHHTHPKLFDECLYTPFVYNDWRGDSRDHDAADDVIRLDDEGGEIDVSDKHSELFIFEYGVVVMWGFTEREEKCFLTDLERFEKEKLADEDIQVEEFNYYVTKSYQPRIYNDFITLRDGSNYMVKLSISHAIAQSVKISLFEELVDNTIEDTQDIPQEIASSGKVSMSKEDIMKSIGELFILRININLHGSVLDSPEIMWSEPQLEPIYQATRGYLEINQRVALLNQRLEVISDLLQMLKEQLGHSHEEYLEFIVIILVGVEVLISVINIAVDMFANKS, encoded by the coding sequence ATGTCAAGGGATGATTCACAGACACCACTACTTAAACAAGGCAATGAACCATCACAGACAGGGAAGAATAAATACCTACCTACCGATGCTATCTCTCCGCCtacaacaaagaagaaacctATCAGATCATCATCTACTGGCTTGAACAAATCAAATACATCTTCCACCACAACAGGGGCCCAAAGAACTTCACGTACTACACAGAAACTGAAACTGTTACCTGAGGAACCATTTAATGATAAGAGGAAGCAACCCAATGGCGATAATACAGTGTATTCTCAGGTGAATCGAATTACGGATATGCCTGCCAGGAAGGATGCAGAGAAGTTGGGGAAAGCTCATCGACATCTGTTACCACGTGCTACAGGGTATTGTACCGCTAGTAGCTATAATATGAGAGATTTAATCCGATGGTTGAGAGATAGTCGTAAGATCCATCATACACATCCCAAGttatttgatgaatgtCTTTACACTCCCTTTGTTTATAACGATTGGAGAGGTGACAGTCGGGATCATGATGCTGCTGATGACGTTATAAgattagatgatgaaggtGGTGAGATTGATGTTAGTGATAAGCATTCCGAATTATTTATCTTTGAATACGGGGTAGTTGTCATGTGGGGGTTTACggaaagagaagagaaATGTTTCTTAACAGACTTGGAACGATTTGAAAAGGAGAAATTGGCAGATGAAGACATCCAAGTGGAGGAATTCAATTATTATGTGACCAAGAGTTATCAGCCACGTATTtataatgattttattaCATTAAGAGATGGTTCGAATTACATGGttaaattatcaatatctCATGCAATTGCACAAAGTGTCAagatttctttatttgaagaattggtgGATAATACCATTGAAGACACACAGGATATACCGCAGGAGATTGCTTCCAGTGGTAAAGTTTCGATGAGCAAAGAAGATATAATGAAAAGTATTGGTGAATTGTTTATCCTTAGgattaatattaatttacATGGATCTGTGTTGGATTCTCCTGAGATTATGTGGTCAGAACCTCAATTGGAACCCATTTATCAAGCTACAAGAGGATATTTAGAGATAAATCAACGTGTGGCATTACTAAATCAAAGGTTGGAAGTCATTTCTGATCTTTTACAGATGTTGAAGGAACAATTGGGGCATTCACATGAAGAATACTTGGAATTTattgtaataatattaGTCGGAGTTGAAGTGCTTATATCTGTAATTAACATTGCAGTAGACATGTTTGCTAACAAATCTTAA
- the NCAS0A10130 gene encoding histone H2A (ancestral locus Anc_3.208) gives MSGGKGGKAGSAAKASQSRSAKAGLTFPVGRVHRLLRRGNYAQRIGSGAPVYLTAVLEYLAAEILELAGNAARDNKKTRIIPRHLQLAIRNDDELNKLLGNVTIAQGGVLPNIHQNLLPKKSAKATKASQEL, from the coding sequence ATGTCCGGTGGTAAAGGTGGTAAAGCAGGTTCTGCCGCTAAGGCTTCTCAATCTAGATCAGCTAAGGCTGGTTTGACTTTCCCAGTCGGTAGAGTCCACAGACTTCTAAGAAGAGGTAACTACGCTCAAAGAATCGGTTCCGGTGCTCCAGTTTACTTGACCGCTGTCTTGGAATATTTAGCTGCTGAAATTTTAGAATTGGCTGGTAATGCCGCTAGAGATAACAAGAAGACCAGAATTATCCCAAGACATTTACAATTGGCTATCagaaatgatgatgaattgaacaaattgttGGGTAACGTCACTATCGCTCAAGGTGGTGTCTTGCCAAACATTCATCAAAACTTGTTGCCAAAGAAGTCTGCTAAGGCTACTAAGGCTTCTCAAGAATTATAA
- the NCAS0A10140 gene encoding histone H2B family protein (ancestral locus Anc_3.207), whose translation MSAVAEKKPASKAPAAKKTAPTTDGKKRTKARKETYSSYIYKVLKQTHPDTGISQKSMSILNSFVNDIFERIATEASKLAAYNKKSTISAREIQTAVRLILPGELAKHAVSEGTRAVTKYSSSTQA comes from the coding sequence ATGTCCGCCGTTGCTGAAAAGAAACCTGCTTCCAAGGCCCCAGCCGCCAAGAAAACCGCCCCAACCACCGATGGTAAGAAGAGAACTAAGGCCAGAAAGGAAACTTACTCCTCTTACATCTACAAGGTTTTGAAGCAAACCCATCCAGACACCGGTATTTCTCAAAAATCCATGTCTATCTTGAACTCCTTCGTTAACgatatctttgaaagaatcGCTACTGAAGCTTCCAAGTTGGCCGCTTACAACAAGAAGTCTACCATCTCTGCTAGAGAAATTCAAACTGCTGTCAGATTGATCCTACCAGGTGAATTGGCTAAGCACGCTGTCTCTGAAGGTACTAGAGCTGTCACCAAGTACTCTTCTTCCACTCAAGCTTAA
- the ECM15 gene encoding Ecm15p (ancestral locus Anc_3.206) has product MGVKLHTLADVCMVPLGTSSASVSDFVALIETRIRQSNLKSTLHSAGTTIEGPWDEVMELIGEVHQYAHDNGYVRIHTEIRCGTRVDKFQTAQDKMDTVNKKIQNLQK; this is encoded by the coding sequence ATGGGAGTTAAACTACATACTTTGGCCGATGTCTGCATGGTTCCTTTAGGTACTTCCAGCGCCAGTGTTTCTGACTTTGTTGCCTTAATTGAGACCAGAATTCGTCAATCTAATTTGAAGAGTACTTTACATAGTGCTGGTACCACCATTGAAGGGCCCTGGGACGAAGTGATGGAATTGATTGGTGAAGTGCATCAATATGCCCATGATAATGGATATGTGAGAATTCATACCGAGATTAGATGTGGGACTAGAGTGGATAAGTTCCAGACCGCTCAGGATAAGATGGATACTGTCAATAAGaagattcaaaatcttcaaaaatag
- the MED2 gene encoding Med2p (ancestral locus Anc_3.214): MVSKTPEEIAPTQPKNKLTQCFDDILKISSEMLLQQQLKTIQLDSKVSNGFNASQQRSLKEKINLFHGILDDLEISIAKSFDYVDTIVEISNEKLIKKKELQRKEEEAAAAAAAAAAEAQARADELKKQQDGQLNDDQNMLSDMKMDFPEDNENDLLSTFNPEPINVDIPITTANNNNNNITIDNNNDNNNNNNNIPDSSKKLESQQPQQALFSDLDSMDISMFPDLDTNTFDTNNNSNNNNDINNNNGATDLGNDLDLSSINNGDNLISTMNNNNNNTNATNNNDNKNIDNTGVNATGLDLNQENDDNYLTLNDFNDLNIDWTNGGETGDLDLNDFNI, encoded by the coding sequence ATGGTCTCTAAAACACCAGAAGAAATAGCACCAACACAGCCGAAAAACAAGCTTACTCAGTGTTTCGATGAtatcttgaaaatatcatctGAGATGCTTTTGCAACAGCAGTTGAAGACTATACAATTGGATTCTAAGGTATCGAATGGGTTCAACGCATCACAACAACGGTCTTTAAAGGAGAAGATTAATTTGTTTCATGGTATCTTGGATGATCTGGAAATCTCTATAGCGAAAAGTTTTGATTATGTTGATACCATTGTGGAGATAagtaatgaaaaattaattaagaaaaaagaattacaaagaaaggaagaagaagcagcAGCAGCTGCTGCAGCTGCTGCCGCAGAAGCACAGGCTCGTGCagatgaattaaagaaacaacaaGATGGACAATTAAATGACGATCAAAATATGTTATCCGATATGAAAATGGATTTCCCtgaagataatgaaaatgacCTGTTATCCACTTTCAATCCTGAACCAATTAATGTGGATATACCCATAACCACAgcaaacaacaataataataacatcaCTATCGATAACAACAACgacaataataataataataataatattcctgattcttcaaaaaaattggagTCTCAACAGCCGCAACAAGCCCTCTTTTCAGATTTGGATTCTATGGATATCTCCATGTTTCCTGATCTAGATACTAATACATTTGATACAAATAACAATtcaaacaataacaatgatataaacaataataacgGTGCCACAGATTTAGGAAACGACTTAGATTTATCTAGTATAAACAACGGTGACAATCTAATCTCCActatgaataataataacaataataccaatgctaccaataataatgacaataaaaatatagaCAATACTGGTGTTAACGCTACAGGATTAGATCTaaatcaagaaaatgaCGATAATTATTTGACCttaaatgatttcaatgatCTTAATATTGACTGGACAAATGGAGGCGAAACAGGTGATCTCGATCTTAATGACTTTAATATATAA
- the PTC1 gene encoding type 2C protein phosphatase PTC1 (ancestral locus Anc_3.215): protein MSTSAKISSNIKEPESIKVPPVKVEEKEQPQEEKEDEHYEVSYKVGVAENKNSKFRKTMEDVHTYVQNFASRLDWGYFAVFDGHAGVQASKWCGSHLHSIIEKDILENETKDIREILNDSFLLVDKQINTTLQGNSGCTAAVCVLRWELPDLEEDFQEGDIDLREHKRKLYTANVGDSRIVLYRGGRSIRLTYDHKASDPLEMQRVEEAGGLIMKSRVNGMLAVTRSLGDKFFDSLVVGNPFTTSVEITDADQFLIIACDGLWDVIDDQEACELIKNIDEPKEAARILVRYALENGTTDNVTVMVVSL, encoded by the coding sequence atgtcaACGAGTGCTAAAATTAGTAGTAATATTAAAGAACCGGAATCTATTAAAGTACCACCCGTAAAGGTGgaagaaaaggaacaaCCGCAAGAggagaaagaagatgaacaTTATGAAGTGAGCTATAAAGTTGGAGTAGCAGAGAATAAGAATTCTAAATTTCGGAAGACGATGGAAGATGTCCATACATATGTTCAAAATTTCGCCTCAAGATTGGATTGGGGGTATTTTGCTGTCTTTGATGGCCATGCTGGTGTTCAAGCATCTAAGTGGTGTGGTTCTCATCTACATTCGATAATTGAGAAAGATATATTGGAGAATGAAACCAAAGATATCAGAGAAATCCTCaatgattcatttttattagtGGATAAACAGATTAATACCACTTTACAGGGCAATAGTGGCTGTACTGCTGCCGTCTGTGTGTTAAGGTGGGAATTACctgatttggaagaagattttcaagaaggtgatattgatttgaGAGAACATAAGAGGAAATTATACACGGCGAATGTGGGTGATTCGCGAATAGTTCTTTATAGGGGTGGGCGTAGTATAAGGTTAACATATGATCATAAGGCATCAGATCCACTGGAAATGCAACGTGTGGAAGAAGCAGGAGGGCTGATAATGAAGAGTCGAGTGAACGGAATGTTGGCTGTTACAAGGTCACTTGGTGATAAGTTTTTTGATAGTTTAGTAGTAGGGAACCCTTTCACTACTAGTGTGGAGATAACAGATGCTGAtcaatttttaataatagCATGTGATGGGTTATGGGACGTTATTGATGACCAAGAAGCATgtgaattaattaaaaatattgatgaaccCAAAGAAGCTGCTAGGATACTTGTTAGATATGCCTTAGAGAACGGAACTACAGATAATGTTACTGTAATGGTTGTATCGCTGTGA
- the RPT2 gene encoding proteasome regulatory particle base subunit RPT2 (ancestral locus Anc_3.216) produces MGQGVSSGQDKKKKKGANQKPKYEPPVQSKFGRKKRKGGPATAEKLPSVSPSTRCKLKLLRMERIKDHLLLEEEFVTNSEILKPFEKKQEEEKKQLEEIRGNPLSIGTLEEIIDDDHAIVTSPTMPDFYVSILSFVDKELLEPGCSVLLHHKTMSIVGVLQDDADPMVSVMKIDKSPTESYSDIGGLESQIQEIKESVELPLTHPELYEEMGIKPPKGVILYGAPGTGKTLLAKAVANQTSATFLRIVGSELIQKYLGDGPRLCRQIFKVAGEQAPSIIFIDEIDAIGTKRYDSNSGGEREIQRTMLELLNQLDGFDDRGDVKVIMATNKIETLDPALIRPGRIDRKILFENPDLSTKRKILGIHTSKMNLSKDVDFETLVTTKDDLSGADIQAMCTEAGLLALRERRMQVTGEDFKQAKERVMKNKVEENLEGLYL; encoded by the coding sequence ATGGGACAGGGTGTATCATCAGGTCAagacaagaagaaaaagaagggAGCTAATCAGAAACCCAAATATGAACCTCCAGTTCAATCTAAATTCGGACGTAAGAAGAGAAAGGGAGGACCAGCCACAGCAGAAAAATTACCATCTGTATCACCAAGCACACGTTgtaaattgaaattattgagaatggaaagaataaaggatcatttattattagaagagGAATTCGTGACCAATTCTGAAATCTTGAAAccatttgaaaagaagcaagaagaagagaagaaacaattggaagaaatcaGAGGTAATCCATTAAGCATTGGTACATTGGaagaaatcattgatgatgatcatGCCATTGTAACAAGTCCTACAATGCCAGATTTCTATGTTTCTATCCTATCCTTCGttgataaagaattacTAGAGCCTGGTTGTTCTGTTCTTCTACATCATAAGACTATGTCTATTGTGGGTGTACTACAGGATGATGCAGATCCAATGGTTTCAGTAAtgaaaattgataaatcaCCTACAGAATCATATAGTGATATTGGTGGGTTAGAGTCTCaaatacaagaaattaAGGAATCCGTTGAATTACCATTAACACATCCAGAATTATACGAAGAAATGGGGATTAAACCACCAAAGGGTGTTATCCTTTATGGTGCCCCAGGTACGGGGAAAACATTATTAGCTAAGGCTGTGGCGAATCAAACTTCTGCAACTTTCTTAAGAATTGTGGGTTCagaattaattcaaaaatatctaGGTGATGGACCAAGGTTATGTAGACAAATCTTTAAAGTTGCCGGAGAACAAGCTCCAAGTATTATCTTTAtcgatgaaattgatgcaATTGGTACAAAGAGATATGATTCAAACAGTGGTGGTGAAagagaaattcaaagaacTATGTTGGAActattaaatcaattagATGGTTTTGATGATAGAGGTGATGTTAAAGTTATTATGGCTACAAATAAAATTGAGACTTTAGATCCTGCATTAATTAGACCTGGTAGAATTGATCGTAAAATTCTTTTCGAAAATCCTGATTTATCAACAAAGAGGAAGATTTTGGGGATTCATACATCTAAGATGAATCTAAGTAAAgatgttgattttgaaacattAGTAACGACAAAGGATGATCTTTCTGGTGCTGACATACAAGCAATGTGTACAGAAGCTGGGTTATTGGCGCtaagagaaagaagaatgcAAGTTACAGGAGAAGATTTCAAACAAGCTAAGGAACGTGTAATGAAGAATAAAGTggaagaaaatttggaagGTCTTTATTTGTGA
- the GAL7 gene encoding UDP-glucose:hexose-1-phosphate uridylyltransferase (ancestral locus Anc_3.217) — MTNQEFDFTDHSHRRYNPLTDSWILVSPHRAKRPWLGQKETVAKNTIPEYDEKCFLCPGNARVTGGANPKYESTYIFQNDFAAVKTEQPTLPAHMDFKDPLKNKLFKVESVRGNCFVICFSPKHNVTIPQMKHDELVNVVGAWQQLYNNLSKEARDDGKPFKYVQIFENKGTAMGCSNLHPHGQAWCLESIPSEVSQELKSFQKYKTENHCDLLGDYVKLELQERTRIVVENDSFVCVVPYWAVWPFETMIVSKKKIASVAQFNDKEKDDLASILKTLTVKYDNLFECSFPYSMGLHQAPLNATGEELENSWFHMHFYPPLLRSATVRKFLVGFELLGEPQRDLTAEQAADRLRALDGEVHYTEKL; from the coding sequence ATGACTAACCAAGAATTTGACTTCACCGACCATTCCCACAGACGTTACAACCCATTGACAGACTCTTGGATCTTAGTGTCCCCTCACAGAGCCAAGAGACCTTGGTTAGGCCAAAAGGAAACTGTTGCAAAGAACACTATACCAGAATACGACGAAAAATGTTTCCTATGTCCAGGTAACGCCAGAGTAACCGGTGGTGCCAATCCAAAATATGAATCTACTTATATCTTCCAAAACGATTTCGCAGCTGTTAAGACTGAACAACCAACTTTACCTGCTCATATGGACTTTAAAGATCCTTTAAAGaacaaattatttaagGTGGAATCCGTTAGAGGTAACTGTTTTGTCATCTGTTTCAGCCCAAAGCATAACGTTACCATCCCACAAATGAAGCATGACGAATTAGTCAACGTTGTCGGTGCTTGGCAACAACTTTACAATAATTTGAGCAAAGAAGCTAGGGACGATGGTAAGCCATTCAAATATGttcaaatctttgaaaataaaggTACCGCTATGGGATGTTCCAACTTACATCCACATGGTCAAGCTTGGTGTTTGGAATCCATTCCAAGCGAAGTTTCTCAAGAATTAAAATCTTTCCAGAAATATAAGACTGAGAACCATTGTGATCTATTGGGTGACTACGTCAAATTGGAGTTGCaagaaagaacaagaatCGTGGTGGAAAATGATAGCTTCGTATGTGTCGTTCCATACTGGGCTGTTTGGCCTTTTGAAACTATGATTGtttccaagaaaaagatTGCCTCCGTCGCCCAATTCAATGATAAGGAAAAGGATGACTTAGCCTCTATCTTGAAGACTTTGACTGTTAAGTATGATAATCTTTTCGAATGTAGTTTCCCTTACTCTATGGGTCTACATCAAGCTCCATTGAACGCAACTggtgaagaattggaaaatagTTGGTTCCATATGCATTTCTACCCACCACTATTAAGATCTGCCACAGTTAGAAAGTTCTTGGTCGGGTTCGAATTATTGGGTGAACCTCAAAGAGATCTGACTGCTGAACAAGCTGCTGATAGACTAAGAGCTTTGGATGGTGAAGTTCATTACacagaaaaattataa